One Psilocybe cubensis strain MGC-MH-2018 chromosome 9, whole genome shotgun sequence genomic window, GTGTTGCTCCGTGACGAAGCTGTGTCACCCTCGAAGTCACGGTTGTCACTTTCGTCACAACCTGTGCTGGCGGCTCATTCTACAACGCCCACGATGAGCGACAGGAAACGTGCGTTCGAGGGCAGCGCTGGCGATGGTCTCGCCGCAAAGAAACTGAAAAGGTACGTTTATTGTTTACGTCTATGATATGTGACTGATGTCCTGGCTCTAGCGATGTGAGTACCACCCTTTGTTGCTGAAAGGTAAATGCCCTTTGCATTCCTAACATCGTTGCTCCAACCCTCTTTTTCCTGCCCAGAACACCAGCAATGGTTCCAGCGCCGCCAAACCACCCGCTGCAGTGCGTGAATCTCTTATCTTCACCAATGGCCATCGTAGAATCTCACAGGAAGCACTAGGCATCAGCGATGGACCTCATCGCTCAAAAGCGCGCTGAAATAGCTGCCAAACTCGCAGCCATGAACAAGAAGAACGTTTTGCCTTCAGGAACAACGTCCTTGTCCTCTTCTACTACCGCACGGGCCTTACCGGGTCTCGCAGCGCCCGTGCCCAAGGTGCCCATTGTTCCGGCGTCGCTGCCATCCAAGGTTGTGTACGCAGGAACCCCTTCGCCCAGCCTCTCCAGCGGGCCTACCCCCGCGTCTGGCTCTGGggcacccacacccgccaTATCTGATGATCTCCTGCGCAAAGTCGCAGAAGCTAAACGACGTGTTGCAGATGCGCAGACGAAACTCGCAATCAAAGATAACCCGTACATGGTGTGCTCTATTCCACTGGCCCATAACGTCTCTAACTTTTTTTATTAGACCCTCGCGCAGTCCGCGAAGCGCAGCAGCAAATCGAGCACACCGCAAATCGAGCCGACACAGCAAGGCGCCGGGCTGAAAATGGCCGCGCACCCTCTGCTTCTAGACACAACGCCCGTGCTGCCGCAGTCCAAAAAAGACAGATACAAGCCCATGCAGCCCAAATTTGCATCAATCAAAGCGAATGTGCGGAACCAGCCGTCGCCCTCTCCAGCTTCGATTGTCCCAAGTGTCGTACCGAGCCCTGCAGCTGCTGCAGGGGCGAATCCGTACATGGCCGGCGGGGTGGGTGTGGCGGGGGCCGCGGGTAGCGGGGGGAAGGAGGTGGGGATGTTCGAGGGTGCGCCAAGGGAGCGGCAGGGGCGTAAGTTCCATTTTAATCCCAAGGGCAAATACGTGGCGCTGGGGAACCAGATGAGACAGGAGAATCAGCTCGAGGCGCTTAAGCAGCGTATTGCCGAAAGTGCACGCAAGGCGGGGTTGGATGGGGATATGGGCATCGAGAAGACTATCAAGGTGTGCATTGGCTTTTTTGTGTTGTTTATGTGTGAGGCTGAATGTGTATGTAGAGGGCTCCGCCTCCTGATTCAGAGTGGTGGGATGCAGCGCTGCTGCCGAGCAAGTCGTACAATGACATTGACACGTTTGGGCTCAACAAACTCAACATCCGCACGCCGGACTCACCTGTGACGATATATATCCAGCATCCTATCCCCATCCCTGCGCCGAACGAGAAGAACAAGATTGAGCTCAAACCGATGATGCTTACCAAGaaggaacagaagaagatgaggaagttGAGGAGGAAACAGGAGTTGCAGGATAAGCGGGATAGAATCCGTATGGGCCTCTTGCCACCCGATCCTCCAAAAGGTATTTTATTCCAACTACCATAAATGCTCTGATCTAACAATTTCATAGTACGCCTCGCCAATCTCATGAAAGTCCTCACATCAGACGCAATCCAAGACCCTACACGCGTCGAAGCGCGCGTACGCCGTGAAGTTGCGATGCGCAAACACACACACGAAAAGACCAACGCAGAGCGCAAACTTACCCCAGACCAACGACGCGCCAAGCTCGAGACCAAAAAAGCGGACGAGGACAGACGCGGGATAACAGGGCTTGTATTCAAAGTGCTCACGCTCACCGACCCGGCACATCAGTTCAAAGTGCGGAAGAACGCTGAGCAGTTGAATCTGAcgggtgtgtgtgtgtttggGCCGAGTTTCAGTGTGGTTTATGTAGAGGGTGCGGGCAAGTATATCAGGAATTATAAGCGGTTGATGATGCAGCGCATCAAGTGGACCGAGGCGGCAAGGCCAAGGGGcggtgaggaggaggttgagcTGGAAAATCCAGAGTCGGAGGCCGAAGATACAGGAGAGACACCGAAAGTGAAAGCGCCAGAGTCGAGTAGTGGCGACGCGGCGAAAAACCTTGAAGACAACAAGTGCTATCTGATCTGGGAAGGCGCATTGCGTGACCGCGAATTTAGCAATTTCAAGGCGCGCAGCTGTCCCACGGACCGTGATGCGCGCGAGATGCTCGGTGATAGGATGAAAGGGTATTGGGATGTTGCGAAGAATTGGAAGcctgaggatgaggagatTTTCTAGTTGCTGTGCTTTGAATGTGTATGCTTTATTTTAATTGATGTTTTTACAAGAGCCTAAATTGGACCCTAGATCTGTTATTCACAGCCATGGATCCAGTCGAGATGATTCCGAACAAGCTACATTATGAGACTTGACTTTGCAGGCGATACAATGTTCGATTGGATTACGACTATACTACATATTGTACAACAGACGAAGAGGGTCCTTGTCTTTATTTATCGAAGATTCTTCTTGTGGCTGATGGCATCATTTCGATTGGAGGATGGTTCTGAGCAAAGCCTTGGGGTGATCTGGTTTTGACCGTCCATGTCGCTCGCGTGTCCAGTGAGTGAGATGGAGATAAAATCTGTGCGTATTTGATGTCAGTGATTTCACAGAATAACGTCGATCAGAAAGTGCTTTTTAACCTGCTAGTTGACCGCCAAATTCAAGGGCTACTCCTTTGACTAAAAGGTCTCCCAGTACATAGGGCTTGTCCGAGGGAACCTCGAACTCGGCGCGCATGTACTAGAACATTAATCAGAACGATCCAGgtaagaaaagaagaagcttCAGTTACAGTGCCCTCGCGGCCACGAGTCCACTTCCACCATTTGCTTGGGTCATCACCGTCGGGAGCCTCTATTTGACCCCAGCTAATGCTACACACCGCAGTGTCAAGATATTCCTAACCGACACTGATGGAGACCGTCGTACCTGTCTATGTATAACCCAACAGGGTTCTTGAGAGTGACCATCGCGCCAGACCGCGCAAACGTATTCACTTCTGCACCGATCTAGGTATGAgcaaaataagcgcccaatGCGTCAGTGTACTGTGTAAAAGAAGTTCAATGACTGACATGGGGATCGGAATTCCGGTTGGGGTTTCCATAACCACTACAACGAATTAGCTCATCTGCATCGGTGATAGGGGTACCATCTAATCGCTTGCGGAGCACAGTTGCCCGGGCcccatcagcaaaagtgctcggatccccaaatgccttgacaaggcatttggaggcgtccaaagGCCCCAATGCCCGAAAGGCATTGTGCGGTTCGTAACGAGAGACTCCGAAGACTGAAAGGCTTCgaattatttattccaagcaaatgatttaggtagtactaaatatagccaaatcatttggttaaAATTTGAGTGTCCGTAACATTTaggcaacatttgggagtcccaaaaacatttggcaAACATTTGCCAGTGTTTAAATGTTTTACACAGTTCACATGGTTCATTATTTAGTGGATCCCTCAGATTATCATAGCAAGTAAAAAGAACTTGTTGCATTAAGAAAACTTATACTACAACATGACTCCAAAAGGTACAGAGAAGCGAGAAAGTGGttaaataacaaaatgatgCTGAGACGATGTCATCAATAGATGGTACCCATGAATTATAGGAGCTACTTTGGTCGCATAATGTAAGCAAGGTGTGTGTGCAGaagtgcgcatatactcacctaAAAGTTTGGGAACTAGTGAATGATTATATACCAAGCCGGATATCCAGTAGATCTAAGGCAGAAGGAGAACGGTCTACGGAAAGGCAGATACATGGTCAGTTGAGGATgatctaatcagaaaggaagTGGCAGAATTACCTGTGAGTTAGATTCAGCTATGATATACGAAGACTTAGAGTTGAAaagtccaagcccaagtcccACCAAGCGTCGCCGGAGTAGTGAACATGAGAgtatgtggaaagaaagaaacgggggttgaaagagattattatgcacaaacaaacaaatatttgatcTCCGATTCACTCCGATTCACGCTGATCGCATTGTGACTTCGTTGACAGTCGAGAAATTGTACAGACCGGGTGACCAACTGTACAGAATTCTAATTAGAACTAATGTGGCTGTATAGCCAGTAAATTTTGGTGTGGATGAATTATTTCATCAGCATTTGAAAGTCCTGTAAACATTTCTCATAACCGAAGTGTaaaaccaaatgttttgtgacctcttttaattttgttaAATGATTCCTTCAAGGTTGCACAGTGtacaaatttttttttgtaaattgtaGTTACTAGAAATTATTTGGTGCTTGTTTTGTGATTCAAAAATGTTTGTGGGGCCTCCAAATGAccaccaaatgatttgagtgttcccaaatgttgcccaaATGTTTTGCGTGACATTACTGTGTCACGTAAAACATTGGCATGCCTTATAAGGCtcccaaggcatttgggggtctggtcacttttgctgatgccCCAAGTCCACTTCCGCACCCAGTGTATTCGCGTCTTGAATCCTGCAAATAGGTTCTCCTTTAATTACGATGATTTCAAATAAACGAGTAGTGGTTTTTCACTGACAAATGCATGATGGATCCGGTATTGGTGTTGTTGTTCCATTTGTTGCGAGGGTTGTATACTCCTTGTTGGTCGAAGAGATCTGCCTTCTTGATATCAAATCCGGGATTGAGAGTCTGATAAAGCTCCACCAGCGTATCTGGTTGATATTTCCCCAAGAACTTGTAGTACTGTTAAAGTCGACGAGAGGTATTCAATATCGTTGGATGAACTGAAATAGCTATGCTTCCTACCTCTGGGCCTTCGTTGCAGAATACGATTCTGAGCATTTTCCCTTTGTCATCCCTCTTGATGGACCTGGAAACCATCGATTTTGCAGCGTGATTGGTGAGGCCGGTAAAAGGAAAACATTAACATACCATTCGCAATATTCGTCCTGAACATCTCTGGCCGCGTCGGCAACCTTCCACCTCTTGTGGTCAGCCGGGTTGGCGATCTTAACCTGAAGGGGAAACCTTGAGAATAAATCCAGAAGCTTTTAAACAAATCTGTTCCAACTGACCTGCTTGGGAAACGCGATCCAAGTAATCTTCGCGTCATTCTGGGGATCCTTTTCCATGACCTTGGTAGCATCGTAGAACTGGGGCTCCAAAGTAGGCGTCACACGATCAGTGAGCATGAATGAAGATATTTGTTGGCTCCTGTTAATTGGGCGGAAGTCAAACATTAGCGCTTAGCCTCGACATTGAGGTCGAAGTTTGATGAAGTCATACCATAATTTCTTGTTCTCCTCTGTGAGGTCATCAACGAATCCCGGTGGGTCGTGATACTTCAAAGACATCGTATTTGGTGGATAGTTTTTGAAACTAGTTGAGTCTCTTTTTAAGGCTTTTAGGGCCTTAAACTCCTATGATTATGATTGGCGTTCTAATAAACGGACTGAGACTTGAAAATGTTGAATTTCCCTGGTAGAATCTAGCTGCCCACTAGGCTACCCTAATAACAGTCCGAGACTTGCAAATATTAAATTGTCCTGGTAGAAAATGTCTACGGACATTGCTGAACTATGACGTCGTTGCTACGATGTTTATTTTATAATCAGTTTTGTCGGGCAGTCGTTGCAAAATTTACTCTTCTTTTCGTTCAATTGACAAGTTTTTAAAAACTTGGAACTACCTTATCTGACTCTCGTCTACTTGTATTCACACTTGCTGGTTGAAACGTATGGCCTCCTCCGAGCCTATACTGTCCTCCATTGCAGGGATTGACCCATCACCTCGCTATCTATCCCCTAAAGAGGTCGCTGAACTTACGGACTGGTTTGGCCAATGGCTAGCAAAGACTCCTATATCTAGTAGGCAGCTCACTCTTCGAAGTCTCCTCAAGGAGGTCCTCCCTGCGGACAGTTATTCAATctttgctgttgctgatgGCATACCTATCGTCTATGACCATGCCAATCCTGACAACCCTCTCAATTCTGTTTCTCGTCATCTGCGCTTCATTATCATTGCTCTTCCAGACAAGGCTCTCCAAGAAACATTTAAGCTCAAGGAGGCTATTCTACGTCGGACGCTGTGTATTGTTGGGAGCTCTAGTCCTGATTCAAAGTCGAAATTTCTCCAGTGCGCAAGCTGGGATCCGAAAGGATTAAATCAGAAACACGGATTCGGCCTCATGCACTTTTACGAACGCTTAGGGCCGGATTGGATCTATGTTGGCAATAGTCTGAACGCGGTAAGTTGCAAACCTTACTCCTCTTTTCTCTTGTTTGACAATCTCTTAATGTCGTTCCCCCAAGTTCAATACCCTCTCAATCAACCGAGGTCCATTCGATGGGTGAGTAACTGGAGAACCTTTTTGCTCATATGCACGCAGCTTATGCGATGTTATAGACATGTGGGCGGTGGTTTAATTATGAAGGTAGGACAAAAGTTCTTCGCCTAAACATCCGATAACTAATCTCATTTCCTTGCAGGAACTCACGAGCCCATGGACTCACTGGTTTGACACCAACCGCGACGATTTTATAAGCTCCCTGGGCTCCACCAAAGGTCATCCATCGAAATGTGACCCCAACAATGCTCTCAACGACGTGTTATTCAGTGGACCCAATGGgcctcctctttctctcgtTGTATGTTTACTTAAGAGAGTCTCCGTAGAGTCTTCCTGATATTTTGTCTCCAGCGACGGGCAGAAGACTTAGAACCTATTGTCGAGTTGTCAGTCTCAAAGTGGTatgatgccagattcggtATGGGATCGTCGTCGTAAACCAGTCGTTATGATGTTTCTGATTGCTGCGTCCAATTAGCGCATGACTTTTTAGACCCAGATGATCTCAAGCCTCTTCCAAAGACCACCGCTGTCAGAGATTGGGTTGGTCACATTTTACTCAGTCGCAGTATGAATATTGCTACCAGTCCAACGTCCAACGCCGAGGTTAAACAACAGGCTAATATCAACGGGATACCTGCGACGCTTTTCTTTAACTTGAATGCTATAGAACGTCTGCTTCCTGATGCGGGTCCTTCGAAGGTGGGCAATCTAGTTGTTTTAAAGCGCGGTACATTTACCGGAGCCATCACAGGCATATACCGTTGATAATGCAGTTTATGTTCAAGCTGTCGAGTCGCTGGGGTTAAGTTTGTATTACGATGATTTTTCAACTGATCCCCCGACACAGAGCCTTGCAGTTAAGGGATCAGAAGGACCCTTCGCTTTCCCAATCATCGAACCTGGCTTGGAAGATTATCAAGGTATCAGAACATTGGTTAACAAATCTAGCCTCGCAACTCTACTCCCACAAAAGGCCATCACAGCCATGCTGATGGTTGATTTTTAGTGCGTCAGACTGCCTGGATACTTTCGTCCATTGTGAGCCAATCCTAACAAGTAAACAGCAATCCCATCTACTCTGCTCGCCGCGAAGGCCTGATGCAGTACGTGCCCCATAACGCGTCCCTCAAGGAAGACGGGAAGACGTACGATGCATATGATCAGTTCCTCGCCAACCTGAAAGCATCACCGGCGTCGAAAGACCCTAAGTCCGCCGAGTTCGAGCTCCTCCAACTTCTTGACACTCCGGATGAGTCCTACGTCGAAATTTTCACCAAACGAGTCAATGCGTACCTCGAAAAAGTTGCGGAGCGGATGAACAGTGAAGCGAATATCAAGGTTTCAGCAGTGCAAGAATATATGACGCTCGCAGACGGTCGGAGGAGGTTGTATCGAGGTCGAGAGAACCAAAAAGAGTCAGCTGGGCTGAATGAATTCTTGCTCACTTTACCTATAATGGATCAAGCCCTACCGCTCATTCGCATGATGGAAGATGGGACGGTTACAGACATGGATACTGCGGAGATTGCGTTTTTCAGCAAGAAGAATCAGGAGAAAATACATGCTTTGGATATGTGTTACGCCAGTGCCCCTGGATTGGGAGGTTGTCCAGCCATGATGGCACAGAGACATAGTCCTTAAGCTTTGGTTTGGTCTGTGTAATTTGTGCATATCAGTACCAGCAAATATTTGTAGAAAGTTTGCCTGTCACATCATGCTTAGTAGAATCACCGAACGATGGGCACCTTGTACACATGCGCCACATGTCTCACAGCGGGTGGGTTTGGCGCTTCTGGAGCTATTGCAACTATATATGCTAAACTTGGGCAGGAAAAAGAGGGTTGGAGCGACGATGTCAGGAACGCCGCGAAGGAGATTTACCTTTCAGCAATAAAGGACGGCGCTCACATCGCTGCAGTGTATCATAGAAGTACAATACACGAAACTTTTCAGTTCCTTTGTGGCGAGACCATTGTCGGTGCTCCCCCTCGAAGTTCGAACGCACTTTTCCTGTCGCATGGCCATCGTGGGCGTTGTGGAATGAGCCGCCAGCGTGACTGACCAACAAAGTCACTCTCAACGTCTTACATAATCGTCATGttttctctctcctcccTTTCCCGGCGCACGCTGGGCGGGCTGTCCAGGGTGCtcgccgcccccgcccccgcccaaGCTCCCACCGCGCTCTCCCCGTTATCAATATTCACCCGTGCGCGCTCTCAGCTTGCGCCAAAACAGGTCAAGCACATCAAGCGGCACAAGGGCAGGGTGCCTATCCCGACGGGCGGGTCGACCAAGGGCACGACGCTCGCATATGGCGACTGGGGCATCCGCATCAAGGGTAACGGCGCGCGACTGTCTGCGAAGCAGCTGACGACGGCGCAGGAGGTGATTGTAAAGAAGCTCAAAGTTCTCAAGGGGAGCAAGGTGTATTTGAGGGTCTTCCCGGACATCCCAGTGTGCATCAAGGTGCGTGTTTGCGCTGTGGTCTGTATGTGTGGATGGGGCGTTGATGGTCGTCGGACAGGGTAATGAGACGCGTATgggtaaaggaaaaggaacgTTCGAGTTCTGGGCGACACGGTGAGCACCCCCGTCATCTACCCAACACACCGCCGCACGAGCCAACCCATGCTTTAGTGTGCCAACAGGCCGAGTCATCTTTGAGATAGGCGGCGTGCCCATCCGCGAGGAACTCGCCCGTGATGGTATGTATTCCATGCATCTTGTTCTCCACCCCTTGTTTTCCACCGGTCTCACACCACCTCCAGTCCTGCGCCTCGCAGCAGCCAAACTCCCCACGCAGATGGAATTTATTACCCGCTCGTCTCTTCCCCGCCTCGGAAATCTTCTtatcccaccaccacccccaaaACAGGTCGACGTGTCAGCTATCCCTGCAGCACCTTCAGCCGAATCTGCCCCACCCTCGGCATAGATTTTTTTGATTGCTATCAATCGTAGGTCGTTGACAAgtcgcgcatatatttgctGTCTACCCCCCGATATTGCTAATTAATACGATTCCTTGAATATTCCTGTGTCGCTTGCAGATAAGAAACGCTGGGGGACAGTCAACTtgccttttttctttgctagCAGCGCTACTATCCCACCTTTCATCTCGGGTTTAAACATACATTGGATTTCAATTCTACCGTACCGTGAAATTTATCTCACATTCACGTGGTTCTCGGCCAAGCCAACTATCGCTCTTGCTCTAGCACCTTGTAACCCCAAAGCGCAAATCCTGGTTCAAACGCTTCCCAGAACCAGTGGTCACGGAGGGAACCATTGCCAATTAGTATAGACGCGAAATTGGCCTCTACCACTGGTACTGCAACACAGCAATTACGACATTCGCAATTTTCCTCTTCGTATGCGTTTTGCGCCCCCTTGTCGATGGTCGTCCGTCTTCCATCGTTGTCCCATGGCTGATAACTGATGTTTCCTTGAATGCTGCTTCTCTACGGTCCCATTTCTCTCAACGTCGACCTAAACCTCGACTCTTTAAAACATCTCGAAATTGTCGGCATACCCGATTGGCCCGTTTTGACTCCCTGATCGTTACACACATATGCACCACGCACATCTGCATCGGAGCCAGCATCGTTATTATAACCAGAAACAGACGAACGAACTCAGGCTCAGTCGACTCGACCTGGCCACTCTCACTCTTTTGCAATTTGTTGCACTGTTaatcttgttcttctgaTTATTTGCACTGGATCATTGATCATTTATCATGATTGCGTTCGTTTTCTGAGAGAGAAAGCTGTGAAATATGAAGTGATGTGATAAGAACTGAGATGTTAACTGAGCTAAGGTATTGACAGATACTTAATACGAGGGTGAAGGTCCCCCACCCCCGCGACCGCGACGCCCGTCCACTCTACTCTACTCACAAGTACGCATCGTCCGCGATCAGCGAGATCAGTCGGAATCTAACCGGCTTCAAAACATTGTTTGGGTCGGTTGAGATTAACGCTCTTGTTCGTAGTTTGACGTTCGAAGTTTGACATGATAAGATGCTCTGGCCTCACCCCAGCAAATTTCCAACTGATTGTCAGAGTACGGACGATGTCGCTCGAAATCAACGTGCACTTGCTACAGACCCCAACGACTTCCGAACGTCCTAAGAATTTCGTActcaaaacaaaaaatgaacGTGTGTACAAAGCGTCCTTCATCCCCTCTGCGAGATAATGACTAGATCTAAAATGTAAATAAAATGTTAAACCATGCATCCACCGTCGAAAATGTACAACGTGAGGAACTCGAGCCGGTATGAAACCCTCTGTTCATGATACGGATACTACTAATAAGGTGCTTAATGTACTAATAGTGGGCCCTACACCAGCGTGCTGCCAACCACTTTGTGTACGTGGACCTCCAAACCTGACTTTCCGTTCTGACTGCGCCGAGCATGGTCTTTGGTATCTAGCTCTATTACCTCGTGTATCTGTTGAAATGAGCACACACATACGCCAAGGCGACCCCAAAGAAACAAGTTAATATTTCGCTCACAAACACAAGCTGAAAAACAGCAtcgaaaaaaacaaaaaaggagGAATTTCACACACTCACAGCAGTGTTCTTCCTATCACTCGAGCTAGCTCCTGCAGCTGCAATGTAAGACGGGCGGATGATCTTGCCTGGCGTGACGACGGCTGTGAGCCTTTTCGTGAGCCGCCCGAAAAGCAGGTTCGCATCGTTCTGGGTGATGCTACGCGCGGCGTCGGTTCCCACGCTCGCTGAGTTGCCGGTGTGTACTTGTGGGTCGCGCGAGTTTAGGCTGGGATAGAGTGCGAGGTGAGATGCGCCCACGAGAGTCAGTCCGTGCGATGGAATTCATGGGGAGAGGAAGCTTACGTTGACAGTAGAGAATTGGTGTATAGCTTGCACAGCGTAAAGTCGAAGACGAAATTGATGTTTGTTGCctattccattccattcgTAAATAAATTTATTAGGGCAAGGAAATAGAAATAAATGAAATTAGATGCGTACCGGAAGAAGGAGGAACACGATAAAATCTGCCAAGGCGAATATGGTGGTGATGGTCCCCGTCTGGATTGTAACTAACAGCCAAGAAACATACAGCATTCAGCAATCTTGCAGTATCCCTCCACAACCCAAACCATGTGCGGAGAAACTATAAACAAACCCAAAAGAGAAAGGTACGCACACAAAATTATCCTTGTAATCCTATCATCAGTCGCTTTGATCCCCGTTCTGCATTTATACTGTGTAACCACGTCTCAGCATAAGCGCCACACCTCATAAGCATGGATTCTCCGCGTACCAGAGACATGGACAGAGAAAGTGTGATAAGCGCGTCCGCCACGGCTGAGCTCCCAAGCCACACGATGAGCGCCGGCTCGACGACGGTGAGGTTCATGCGTTCGCTGATCTGTACCGTCATCACAAACACCGCTACTCCGCCAACTgcgaaaaaatgaaaaggccaaaaaaaaaaaaaaagaatcatGGTCAGTAGGGTGTAACGACTGTATGGATTTGGATGCCGCCAGTGCTTTAACCAAGGCACCAATGATCGCGGGAGTGTCAAGTGAAGGAACGCTGACGTACTAAAGGAACATATTCCGAAGAACACTATGATGGCTGGCATAATAGTCGATTGACTGACGACTTTAATCCGCCATGCAATGAAGAACTGGACTGGGGTCGAGAGCAGGACCTA contains:
- a CDS encoding U4/U5/U6 small nuclear ribonucleoprotein prp3: MNKKNVLPSGTTSLSSSTTARALPGLAAPVPKVPIVPASLPSKVVYAGTPSPSLSSGPTPASGSGAPTPAISDDLLRKVAEAKRRVADAQTKLAIKDNPYMTLAQSAKRSSKSSTPQIEPTQQGAGLKMAAHPLLLDTTPVLPQSKKDRYKPMQPKFASIKANVRNQPSPSPASIVPSVVPSPAAAAGANPYMAGGVGVAGAAGSGGKEVGMFEGAPRERQGRKFHFNPKGKYVALGNQMRQENQLEALKQRIAESARKAGLDGDMGIEKTIKRAPPPDSEWWDAALLPSKSYNDIDTFGLNKLNIRTPDSPVTIYIQHPIPIPAPNEKNKIELKPMMLTKKEQKKMRKLRRKQELQDKRDRIRMGLLPPDPPKVRLANLMKVLTSDAIQDPTRVEARVRREVAMRKHTHEKTNAERKLTPDQRRAKLETKKADEDRRGITGLVFKVLTLTDPAHQFKVRKNAEQLNLTGVCVFGPSFSVVYVEGAGKYIRNYKRLMMQRIKWTEAARPRGGEEEVELENPESEAEDTGETPKVKAPESSSGDAAKNLEDNKCYLIWEGALRDREFSNFKARSCPTDRDAREMLGDRMKGYWDVAKNWKPEDEEIF
- a CDS encoding 54S ribosomal protein L16, mitochondrial; translation: MFSLSSLSRRTLGGLSRVLAAPAPAQAPTALSPLSIFTRARSQLAPKQVKHIKRHKGRVPIPTGGSTKGTTLAYGDWGIRIKGNGARLSAKQLTTAQEVIVKKLKVLKGSKVYLRVFPDIPVCIKGNETRMGKGKGTFEFWATRVPTGRVIFEIGGVPIREELARDVLRLAAAKLPTQMEFITRSSLPRLGNLLIPPPPPKQVDVSAIPAAPSAESAPPSA